A window of Castanea sativa cultivar Marrone di Chiusa Pesio chromosome 8, ASM4071231v1 genomic DNA:
ttcacttattgttaagttttgattaaacaaaaataattttattcttaaaaaatgataatgatgagtttgagtttgagttagacttgttagagagatagaatttcactcccaattaagtttgaactaaacaaaaataattttatttaaatgttgtgctgacgtgaaaaattatgAGAGCTTCAAAGGCTTCAattgatttttctccaaaaaaaatagagatgttttatctgtcatgtacaatataaaaaaataattagtagaaatttcaacccaaaaaccaaacccacgatTACCAATgcgagtcttttttttttttcaacgttagtcttttctttttttagccctatcataatttttgtttttatatagattatcaacgtttgaatttgagtttaaattagatttgttaaagagataaagtttcacttcttgttaaattttgattaaacaaaaataatttttttttaaaatgataatgatgagtttgagtttaaatttaaatttaagttggacttgttagagaaatagagttttatttctgattaagtttgaactaaataaaaataattttatttaaatgttatgctgacgtgaaaaattataatataaaggTTTCGGAGGGtgcggttatatatatatatatatagagagagagagagagagtgagagagagactaaGATTGACTCTTACTATGTGGAAGTCAATATGATCAATTATTTTTACTTAATTGAAAACTTCCCTAACGTTCCAATCAATGCAGGGGCTAAAGGGCTTTTCAGACATCAACTGATGGTAAAGCACCTAGAGTGTAAGTGTCTCCCTAATATGATGCTTCCACGACATGCTAATTAGAAGCGACTAGATGTATTCTATATCAAATTCCAACAGCCTCAAAGTTAATCCGATACAAAACCATGATGAGAGCTTCTTGATTTGTCGGCCAATTATGGTCCCATACGTTCATTCAATCACGTAGGCCATGACCGACCAAAACCCCAACAAAGCCTTATGTATAATCTCTCTTCGTCATGGTCTTGTCTTATACTCTGCAAAAAAGATATGAATATGATTAATATGCTTTGAAAATTATGCTCCTACCATGTTATGTTGGAATTGATATCTATATAAAAATGCTCCTCTGTTTCATTGTCATGCAACAAGCCTGCCCATTTGCATTAATGGTGGAATATGTGTGAAACGTTTAAGACAAAAATTATGCATAGAAAAGATAAGAGTTATACGTAAGAATTAAGTAAAAAACgtatccaaaaaatattttaagtttcATATGCATCGCATGGCAATGTCTGCGAGGACAacaaaatttgtcaaattttgaattaattgtGTCTTGCATTAAATTCAGCACATTTAGTCAATTAAGTACACTTTTACATGTTCATCAAAAAAGTACACTTTTACATCAATTCTCACACGCATGGCCCAACTAAGTTCATGAATCACATGAATAGCTCTAATTAAAAGATGACCTGGATGTGTTTCGTGATACAGATGAGAGTAACTTATCCTGGAAAAGTTTTTGCGAAAAGTTTTCTCTTCAAATCGGAGAGAAATTCTTTAAACTCTTCGtgtatctttttatttgatgtaaattttgaatatCTAACCGCTGAATtaaatgttattattatattctttacactcgcaaaatttcaagaagatcaaaattcaataaatgtcatcatttaaatgtttaaatttcaagtttttatagtttaaaattatgcataaaaaataattttatattgatcagatagtaaataacatctgatttgaacaaaatttgacatgcatgttaaaaacataaagaacatgcaattcaacggttagattttcaaatttcacaccaataaatatatatataaaaaagtttgaagaatttttctccaaaccggtttggagagaaaccttaCTCATTTACCTTGATCTTGAGTTTATTACAAAATCCAGAATTAGATAGTTTTATGTTGCTTCTttgaaccccaaaaaaaaaaaaacacttgggTTCCAATGTCccttgattttatatttttgtgttcatacttctaagttctaacttctaagcaACCAATAATTCCAAACAAGAAGCAGCTCACCCAGCTTTTCAGTTTACATGCCTTGAAACAATATTTGAGCTACTTTAATTTGCTAGTAAACTCAGGTGTTTGATTTAGGTTTTCCCTACATTGACTTATGAGCTTAAAGTAGTTTATATATAACTACCTTTTCAAACTCGAAATTGTAGTTGTTGGCAGGTTCAGTTTGTCGTTAAATTATTTCATGGAAAGAgaatcaacaataacaactaattcAACAATATGAAGAGGTGAGCTTGAGAGGTTGTCTCCTAGTTAAAAGTCGTTAACAAGGCCTAATATTTGCCTATATACAGAGGTACAAAGGAGGTTGAACAAATATGGATTCACATTACTTACCTCCAGATTTTGGTAACTACTTTGACTTTCTCATTGTACTGTTAAAGACCATGAAACCACGTTTTTGGTAATTACTTTAACATCTACTTTTAAAATCCAGATATTCTCACGTCAATTatgaatattaatttaaaataagaggCGTTATAAGAAGATATTTTCTCCGACGTATAAAGTATAGTTCCACGTACAGTGGTCACAAGGACAACACTCATAGCAGCAAAACAAAGAGAGGCACTCCATTGCTTTTTGAATCTTTAATAGACATGGCTTTCACTATTTTACCTGTACGAAAGAATGGATTGCCCcctacttcttttctttttttcatttattactTCCCCAATTTGTAATAACTTTTCAcaatttatacataatttttcctcatattatatttataattttgaatgAAATATCTCTTTATATCTATGTTCTTCTCAAACTACGAGTGTCATTTTTTGTGTATTCCAAGTATGAATTCTATGTCAGTAAATATGGCTTATCAATCCATAAACTTCAAAGTAATTTTGATGGTGACcaatttcaaacttatgtgacaTCCATTTGGGAAAATCGGCTTGTGACATGGGTCGTCTTGTCAATAAGCAGTTACCATTTgttgtttcaaactttcaatgCGCATCtccttcccaaaaaaaataaagtttgactCTACCATTGCACATGGATATGTGGATGAAGACCAAAGAGAAACACATGAAAGGTGCTTAtagaattatgattaaattattaaatacatcaTTTTCAAACTGTTTAAGTTTTTAGGATAATCGGTAATTTGTTATACTCAAagttgaaatgaaaaaaaaggataaaaatggATTAGAAGTGACAGCAAGAAAAGAAATGGATATAGAAGTCAAGTTCAACCGTACAAGAAAGAAAATTCTATACATGCATTTAGAATTATATATAGGTTTTGCATATCTTGGAGCCTGATACTAATAACCCATCCTGTTTACCATCACATCCAATATAGTTTATTCAGCTTTTTCCTAATCACATATTTCATTAGCTCCATTTATTCTGGTAATTTGAAGGtgtgaatgagttttttttttctagttattCTAGATAAGAGCAAACTCAAGATTCGGTTCTACTTAATAACATAAAGTCATTACTTGACAGAAACCGCTTGacatcgatttttttttttttcttaataaggCCCCCACCAAATATTAAATTCACATAATTTGGAACTTAAATCAGCTTTATCTAACAAAAAATCTTATCTGCCGTCTCattcaaataattcatttaagaatCATTTAGATGatcacaaaaaattatgaaaattgcTTTAACAAAAGAccaaatatatttaatagtgGCTTCTCTTgttgaaattatgaaaaaatttgcTTTAACAAAAGACCAAATTCTAATTGTGACACACACTAACCAAAATCCATGAGAAAATCTGCCAAGCACAACAAATTTAGAGGTCCTCATAGGTCACAACTTATGACTACATGATACATTTCACAAAAGAGAGCCTTTGGTCCTCACTACTCTTCTTTTAGAGGAAACTTTTTAACCTAATGATACAGTAAGTCAGTATCATATGACactttatattttgaaaagtttggAGATAAAAATATGGCCAAAAAGAGAGAGCTTGGAGATAAATGACTTTCCATTCTTTTCACCTTTATCCCATGTCAGTTCTTTCTGCTCCGACCCTTATGATTAGATAAGGCTTGCAAAACTATGCAGATACAGATGTAGTGCTAGCTATCTTAGTCATCTCTGTCAGCATTAATCTAATCAGTACCATGTTAAAGATGCCCACTGAACTTATCTTTCTCCTCTAATATCTTCATCTTTGCTTTCCCAAGTGAGCAACCATAACTGACAAGTTTTCACAATAAAAGTTTTCTCACTAGAAGGAAAGAAGAGAGTCGCACATGCAAcaagttgtacaatttttgtATACACACTTTGTCCACATGTATAACTCCCCCATCAACTAACTTATCACCTTACCTGCAATGTGGGGCCTCCAATCTCTCTATTTATACTAACTGCAAAGCCACACTCTTCCATACACACCACCTACTTCCCAATTCAGTGTCCCACCCTGCATTTAAGCAGAGTGACTCCAATATTTGATACAATGCCATCTTATTCCATCTTCCTCTTCATGGCTCCTCTTTTGTACCTTATTCTCTCTTTGATGATTGCTTCAATCAGTGCTCAGGGTCCACCCTCACCAGGCTACAGCCCAAGTTCCAAAATTAACTCCATAACCTTTGATCAAGGCTTTAGGAACCTCTGGGGTCCTCAGCATCAGAAAGTAGACCAGGACACATTAACAATCTGGCTTGATAGTAGCTCAGGTCTTATAATTAGTCCTCAATTGTTTTCCCATTTGTTCTTTATGCAGCCCTTAATGCTTCTTTATTGTCTAATTGGTTTTGTCTTTAGTTTTATTGTCTCAATTATAAGCTTACTTACTCATTCTTTATTAAATATAGGAAGTGGGTTCAAGTCCTTACAAACATATCGATCAGGGTACTTTGGTGCAGCCGTCAAGCTCCAACCCGGTTATACTGCAGGAGTCATTACATCACTCTATGTGAGCATTAcattaaattacataatttacaTTTCATTAGTTTAGTTTTAAAGATTAATTCTTTATGGACATTAACTCTATGTTGTTCCTCAATTGATGAATGTTAGCTTTCAAACAACGAAGACTACCCCGGGAACCATGATGAAATCGACATTGAGTTCCTTGGAACTACACCAGATAAGCCATATACTTTGCAAACGAATGTATATGTCAAAGGAAGTGGAGATGGAACTATTATTGGAAGAGAGATGAAGTTTCATCTCTGGTTTGATCCTACACAAGATTATCACAACTATGCTATAGTGTGGAACCCCAGTGAGATAATGTAATTATTAgcactttttttccccttgtgCTAGAATAGTAACAAATTTCACGtactaaaaaattataccatACTATTAGGCTTTATGAATTTTTCTAATATTATTAATCATGCATGCATTTCAACACAAGATTAATCATGTACATTCCCTTTTTTAATAGGATAATAATACTCTCACGTCCACGTCCACTTTCATGTTTTGAatgtgaacatttttttttcacattttaaaacgTGTGCATCAAAGTATCGATTTTGAATATCGTGTAAAATAATGGATGTAAAAAGAgtgtaacaaatattttttcttttaatatttgcATGTGTGTTTTTAATGAAAGAGATGTATGCtttcattttgcttttttgcatttattttcagCTAACATGAATTTGTCTTTATGATTTACAGTTTCCTAGTGGATGATGTGCCAATTAGGAGGTATCCAAGAAAAAGTGATGCTACATTTCCATTAAGGCCCATGTATTTGTACGGTTCAATTTGGGATGCATCACCCTGGGCAACTGAGGATGGAAAATACAAAGCTGATTATCAGTACCAACCCTTCATTGGTAAATACACAAATTTCAAACTAGGCGGCTGCACTGCCAATGGACCCGCCTCATGCCGACCGCCCTCTGCCTCGCCGTTTAGCTCCAGCGGCCTAAGCGGACAGCAGTACTCGGCCATGGGATGGGTCCAGAAAAATTATTTGGTTTACAACTATTGTCAGGATCCAAAGAGAGACCACACCCTTATACCTGAGTGTTAGGGAACCAAGAATTGGATCTTTTTCAAATGAAGATGATCCTTTCTCGAGTACTAGATTGTTAGCGTGtgactaaattaattttttatctttttaagtATGTCACAATTTGTGAACACAGTTATTTCAGTTGTCAAAAGCTTGTTTAGGGGGTCCTTGAGATGGGTCCAACTTGCTAAAAGAGTAGTTGAGCGTCCAATCCCCCCAAGATTTGCAGTGTattgttgtttatgttgtgCTATTGATTTGGTTGTATTATTGTTGGAATAAATTACTTAGTGATGAGTGCTttataaagaaatatatagaTATGTTTGACTTGATAAAGAGAGTGATGGGTGTTTGATTGTTTGCCTTTGGTTTGCCTTCCCAGCATGCAAACTATAGAGCAATTTTGTAGCTAGCTCGCTCGTGAATTTCATTGTCTTTACCTATGTTGGAATTTGGTCGCTCACATGTGAACTTGGATTGGACCACAAAATTATTCTTCGTTCCTCACCTGTGAACAATCCAAATAG
This region includes:
- the LOC142608181 gene encoding putative xyloglucan endotransglucosylase/hydrolase protein 32, which produces MPSYSIFLFMAPLLYLILSLMIASISAQGPPSPGYSPSSKINSITFDQGFRNLWGPQHQKVDQDTLTIWLDSSSGSGFKSLQTYRSGYFGAAVKLQPGYTAGVITSLYLSNNEDYPGNHDEIDIEFLGTTPDKPYTLQTNVYVKGSGDGTIIGREMKFHLWFDPTQDYHNYAIVWNPSEIIFLVDDVPIRRYPRKSDATFPLRPMYLYGSIWDASPWATEDGKYKADYQYQPFIGKYTNFKLGGCTANGPASCRPPSASPFSSSGLSGQQYSAMGWVQKNYLVYNYCQDPKRDHTLIPEC